The nucleotide sequence TACATGACATAAGATATGGTACTGTCCCAATTTCTCTGACATCCTGGGGTGCTTTCTGGAAGCTGGCCTGGGCCCTGTGCCATTTACCCACTTGCTTTAGCTCAGTAGCTGCCGAATCTCCTTGTGCATATGACAGAGAAAGTCCACATAAGATGCTCCCCCACTCAGACTCTTATCTTCCACCAGGAAGTGCTTGAACAGCATCTCCAGCTTGTCCTCCTGTTTCACCACGATAAGCTATAGCCAGAATTCAGGGTTCATGAGGCaatgccaaaggaaattaaacatGCCCAGAAATCCCATTTGGCAGTCACTTACTCATTCCCCACCCAACCCCCACTTCTAGGCGAGGACTTGACCCGGTAAGAAATCCAGGGTTCAGATCAGTGTTACCTTCATGTACCGGGATCTCTGTGCCCTTAAGCTATCAATGAGGCCTCGAACCTTCTTGGACAGTGGATTATCCAGAACTGGCAGAACACTCTagaacacaaaattcatttatccTTATGGTAAGGCACTCTGAGTTCAGTCAAGGTGGGGCAGCACACATCTATGCATCATCTGAAACAAGGAAGCCTGGGAAGAATGACAGCAACTGCCCTTGTCCCCAAGTGTTCCCTGATATTTAAGGGGACTAGCACACTAACTTTATTGGCTCCCAATCGTTTCACAAAGTATACTTCCACACCCATATTCTCCTTGACTCCTTGCCCTCACCAAGCCACTGGTGATCTGACTGAAGGAAGAGACGCTGAAAAGGCTCTGGACAACACCCTGTTGGACGCTTGCTCCCACCCAGAGGAAGAGGTTGAGGCCATTCTCCAGTAAATACATATCCCCATTGCTTAGACGCTCTTCAGAGGCTCGAATTGCTGGTGGTTCGGTGGTACTCTCGATGGGAGACTTTGTCTAGACAAAAGGAAGGGAGCAAAAGGTTACCAAGGACCATAAGACAAGTCTgtcccccaccacacacaaaaTTCTGAAAGCTAAGTCCTCAGATACCACCCCTTCTGGGGTCTCAGTAACTCTCTCAGTGTGAAAATTGCATCagctaaaatacataaaaacaaattccACTAGTGTCAGACTGATATTAGCCTATCCTTTCCTCCTCCTAAGAGGCCCTTTGCTCCATGCAAGATCTCAAACTCCAACCCTCAATCGCACCAAAGGTAAGAGCCGAGGGTAGAAGAAGACATTGGTCTCAGCCACATCCATGGAGGTAACTAGCTGTCGGACATAGGCACGGTCATCAGTAGTTATTTCAGCTCCAGGCTGCAGGACATCACTCTTCAACACACAGTTCAGGTAAACTGGGAGTAGCTTCATGCACTCAGGAAGGATCAACTGAGGGGATTATCAAAATAAAGTCGATGATCATGAGAAATCCCTCCCAAATGCAAACATTTGTCCCAACAACCCCACCTCCCACTAATATACTTGCCCCACCTGTCCTGCAGAGGAGGGGCTAGCACAGTTCTTTCTGTAACAGGCCAGGATCTGGGCACACTGGGTGATGAGAGTGTCACGAACAGCCTTCACAGGGCTATTCAGGACTCCCCGATATGCTGGATGGGAAAGCAAAGACAGTCACTGGTCAGCTGCCCATCATGTATGCATTCCCACCATCATAACTACCCGCTCACCATCCTGGACCTCTCAGCCCCAatcccaccctgccctgcctctACCCTCACCAAACTTGGCCATGTAGTTGATGAGCGTGTCAGTCTCACAGTTTCGATACAGATCAGCCAGCTGGGTGCAGCAGTTCAGGGCCAGGTTATGGATGCGGAGCCGACGCTGCCCTGCACAGCTGGTGTAAAGCAGGGCACActaggggaagggagaaagggggaACTCACACTCCTCCCTCACAAAGGCCCTTTGCTACATTATTAAACTAGAAGAGAGAAATGAGCCACTCCCCTGCCCAGTCTCTTCTTCCAGTGCTCTCTACCCACTCCTCACCCTCTTCTATACCAAGCGAATGACACATTTCCTGCCCAGCCCCGCCTCCCGCCTGCCACCTGCAGGAGGGCTCCGCTCTCTTCATTGAGCCGATCATCATGCTTGAACTCCACAGTCACCGTTTTGTCCCCATCTAGCCCAGCCAGCTCCACGTCTGTTGTGTTGCTCATGTAGAAAGCTCCAAAGAAATCTACAGCACGGATACCTGAGGCCACATGGACAGAGTTAGGGCAAAAGGTATGACAAGTGCCACATGCCTCCCTTCCAGACTTAGGCCCCCCACCTGCTCTTCTCCAACCAGGACTGACCAGTGCTTGTCCGGACCCGCATCACAGCATCAAAGCCAACAACCTTCTGGACATCACGACGCAGGTCACTCAGGAACCGCTCCTGGTCGTTCTCCACCTGCAGGGCCCCAGACCCAGAGTCATATCACTGACTAGACATAGCTCATCCTGCAGACAATCTCCCTGTACCCCTTCCACTCTACAAGGCTGCCTAATTATCATCATTACAGTGacgatgataatgatgatgacaacaATAGCTTTTAAACAGACTGCACACCAGGTACCACACAGAGTGctttacatataattatttaattttgtagaCAAATCCTACTTAAGTATTTtaaccccattttgcagatgaaggaaCAAAAGAGGGAGTACTTAAGTAATTTATCCTAGGTCAtgtagctagtaagtggtggGGCCAGAATATCAATGCAGGACTGATTCCAAGGCCCATGTTCCTAACTGCCACACTCTCGGGCTCACTTCTTTAGACTATGCAGTCTTCTCTTCCAacactatttctctttttttggagacggagtcttactctgtcgccctgcctagagtgcagtggcgcaatcttcactcactgcaacctccgcctcccgggttcaagggattcttagcctcccgagtagctgggattacaggcacccgccaccacacccgagtaatttttgtatttttagtagagatggggttttgccatgttggccaggatggtcttgaacacctgacctcaggtgatccgcctgcctcaccctcccaaagtgctgggattacaggcgtgaggcaccatgcccagccccaatgctatttctattaatGAGTCAGCCACTCCATATATAAGCAGGTATTCCCAGCCCCGCTGCCATCTGCCACTGCAAATACTATTACCATACCTGAAAGCAAGCATATTTGTAGACAGAGCCACCGGTGAGCTGGGGCACAACAGAGAGCGTGGCCACATCCACATACTGgttagggaagagaaagagatctACACAGCAGCCTTGGGCCACACACTCTTTGGCCAGGGTCTGATAGGCACCTGTCTGAGGCTGGAACAGAGTCTAGGGGGAAGGGAAATGGGGagaagaaaatgttcaaatatcCCAGCTCTGCCCTATTTGAGAACTGAATAGCTAGCATGGGATATTCAAATTCATGGGAGACTTCAGATCTACTTCCAAGGATTTTGCAATAgtaaaaaattctcttttatattatttttatttttttgagacagggtctcactctgtcgcccacgctggcatagagtggcgtgatctcagctcactgcaatctccgcctcccgggttcaagcgattctcctgcctcagcctcccaagtagttgggattacaggtgtgtgccatcacgcccggctaatttttgtatttttagtagagacggggttttgccatgttagtcaggctggtctcgaacttctggcctcaaaaatccgcccaccttggcctcccaaagcactcggattataggcatgagccactgtgcctggccaaaagttctcctttaaaaaataaacagaagtctACCAACAGCTTTGGCATCAGATGGAGTAGAGAAGTATGGCAGCAGTGGAGGTTGGTAGTCACAGATACGGTATTTGAAAGGGTGGAGTGTCTGGTCCTAGCCCCCATCAAGAAAATAGAGTCCCCACTTCCTCTGTAATGAAAaatccttcccctcccccattttCCAGTCCCACACCTTCTCCTTGTCTGTGTTGATCAGCTTCCTGTCATCTCTGTTCTTCAGTTTCCCTGGGGCCTCTGCAATGGGCAGGGATGTATGGAATAGAAAGAGCTTCCCTGCACACTCAGCAGCCTAGGAAAAAAGAGAGGACTACttgtttattctttattcatCCACCCCTTCCACTgtcatttattaagcaccaacTATGTCAGACAGTTTAACTTACTGGACAGTCATCCACTACTGAAGAAAGAGGTTGTATCCCAGGGGATAAGATGGTCAGAGGAAAATGAGTTAGAGGAAGTTGCCAGATACTCCAGCCTTACCTTCAGAGCCTCCATCCCAGCCTGGATAACTGGGACAAATACTGTCTCTGTTTCCCTTGTGTCTGCAAACATTTCTGGAATCTGATCCAATAAGCTAAAGAGATAGGTGACGGAAAACAACCAAAATTGCTATCCAGATTCCAGATACCTCAGTTCTCAACTCCCTGAAGAGTCATCAGGCCTCTAGAATCTGACAACTCCTGGGCCACAGCCCCTTTCCATCTACTGTCCAACACCTCTGCTCAACTCCATGACCTTCTATGGTGGTACCCATGCCACTCCCAACCTTTACCTCCACAATCTGGCTCTTACCTGGTGATAACTGCCCGAGACTCATTGACGTTGACCAGGAAGCCATCcagcagtggcacaaacatgtcAGCCACATCGGACACAACCATCATCTGTGGCTGGGCCAATGAGCTCTTCACATTATAGAAGTGGAGCACCTTATTGTAGGTGACAAAGCCAACGCGGATTGCTGACTCTTCTGCCCCACCCTCCCTGTAGAAGGTGACATTGTTACCTAGACTTGCCACCTTTTCCACCACACACAACTTCATGACATCAGGCTTCATCTCTTCAGTAAACCCAGACACCCTATCATTAACCCCAGGAAACACCACAGTTCTGTAACTCTCACCTAGGTAGAAAGTCTAACAGTGACTTGAGCTCCTCACAGAGGAGCCTAACAAGACCAGTCCTGATGGCATTGTAGGAGACGTCAATCATGAAGATAAAGGCAGGAGGGCTGGGGAACTTACTGTTctgcaaaggaagaaaatgttggGGAGACGGGTAATGCTAACCAGGCCAGCTGACTAGAGAGAAGTCAACATCAAAAAGGGACAAAAAAGGGGTGAGGGAAATGATAACAGCCATTCTTAGCTGTCTCATTATCCTCCACCCACTGCTCCTCCCATGCTACCTTCCCTCACCTTGCAGTAATCTACAGTGGCCAAGAATTCATAAGAGCCCAGGGATAGCTCAGGACGGTCATAAGCATCCACACGTTTGCCGGTATGATCCAGGTGCTGAAAATACTGGGGGGGAACTGTGGGGAGCATGGCAGTGTGTTACTtgaagatccagtttcaatcAGTGTATCTAGCCCTAGCTGAGCTCACTCCACTATCCCTCATTCCCATGTGCCCTACTTCCCCAGCTCCTGAAAAATGGACCCTCATCTCTCTAACTATTAATAGAGAACAAGGAAGATACAATCAAGACCTTTCCCCAAATCCCAGCTTCCATGAACATACCATCATTGATACAGCTGCAAAAACAGCACTGGAAGCGCCTCCCTCCTTCAATGAACTGCATAAAGGGACACATGTATGCTTTGCAGCGGTTGCAGCGCAAAGGGCCAGATTCCCCATGGTCCACGACATATGGTGAAGCCTAAGGCACAAAGGAGAGGGGATCAGACATAAAGGAAAAAACTACAGTAGGTTCAGCCAGGAGATGAGGAGGAACAACCGGAGGGAGAAGGCGCATGGTGTAGATATTCTGCCTACAGAGGAAGTAGGAAGCACAATGATGAAAGGGAGTAAGGACAAATCACAGGAAAATGTCCCTATGAGTAAAAATTATATAGTTCTCTCTTGCTACATCCCACCCCCAGAGCTGCATTTCTCACTGAAAGAGAAGAGGAACTGCAAAACCGGCCGTATCAGACCAGGGGCTGCCATGGCATATGAGGGAGAAAGCCAAGATTATCTAGGATTCTCCTTTCTGGTCCCATCTCTAATCCCCTTCACTCTTGCTCTAAGAATCTGgactcagccgggcgcggtggctcaagcctgtaatcccagcactttgggaggccaaggcaggcggatcacgaggtcaggagatcgagaccatcctggctaacacggtgaaaccccgtctctactaaaaatacaaaaaactagccaggcgaggtggcaggcacctgtagtcccagctactcgggaggctgaggcaggagaatggcgtaaatccaggaggcagagcttgcagtgagccaagatccggccactgtactccagcctgggcggcagagcgagactccatctcaaaaaaaaaaaaaaaagaatctggacTCTAGCTCCTTCCCTTACCAAATATCTATAACACCTCCTCTCCTATCCCTGGGATTCCGTGCCAGCTACTGATGCCCCAAATGTCACCCTACACATAAGAGATCAGTGCCCAACTATCCCCAATGGGACCCAGATggaaatacacaaacacacagaggaagacagagagagaagcgGAATATAAACTGAGCCTTGGGCTTCTAGTAAGAGAGAACCCTATCGTAAGATAAGCAAGGCTGAATATGAGTATCCTAACAAGGCCTGGTGGAGCAGCTGCCTCACTCGCTCTCTACATCCTGGTATCAGGTACTGGGGTGACAGATCAGGCCACAAAACAGGTGAGAGAAGGATCACTGGATCCTAATCTCGTTTTTTGCTTATATGCTGTCCTAACAGCCCTAACCTGGGATAACAGGACAGTCAGGAAAACATGGAATAATGTCCTTCTCATCATCTGGAGATTACCATCATACAAGAGGTTCCTACATTCAGCTGTCTTCTCCCCTACAGTTTGATCCTACCTCTTTTCATACCGCTTGTTCCCCCTAGGGACCATCCATGTTCCTTCACAGCAATGTCTTGGGCTTTCACTCTCATCCCTACCATCCCCTCTCCAGGGATGGACCCTGGGATAGAAAGCCACTAAAGATAGTCTCCTCTCCTGCCTAACTAAAATATCTTCCATTGTGAAGCCGGAATCACATCCAGGAAGAAAGTTTAGTCCCCCCTCTACCTCCCTCCCTTTCATTACACTCTAGCACCTTCCCTGACTCACCTCCTCTGGGGGCAGCCTTGCCAGCGGTTTGATGACTGCTGCCAGGGGCACCTGAGCCTGCTTAGCCATGTCAGATGTGCAAGGGATATTATAGGATGTACATCGGATGTATCGGGGACTTGCATTCCCTGAAGAAGGAGGTAGAAGACCCAAGTCAGATCACAGAATCCTTCCAGACACCAGCTCTCCATCATCTCCACAAAGCTAGAGGTGATGGTGGCTTTTTCCCCAGAGGGACTAGAGGGAACTTGTCTCtggttaaaaaccaaaaaaaaaaaaaaaaggccccaaCCATAAGCTGATAATCTTGAAGAAAAAGCCCCTGTGGGAGGAGCTAATTCTCACCTTGGTCTTTCACCAGGAAGTTGGTAGTGACTAAGGGTGGCACCTGGCCCCGTACTCCAGTAACAAATGGCTCTGTACCCCGGTTGTTCCTGTCATCTTCAATGACCTGAATCTGCAGAGAAGTGAAATGAGTTAGGtgacagaagaaaaaggaagtgtcAGGTCCCAGAGTGCCAAGAGAAAAAAAGGCTAGAGCCGtaacacaaaaactaaaaatttgccAGGG is from Macaca fascicularis isolate 582-1 chromosome 9, T2T-MFA8v1.1 and encodes:
- the SEC24C gene encoding protein transport protein Sec24C isoform X2, whose amino-acid sequence is MNVNQSVPPVPSFGQPQPVYPGYHQSSYGGQSGSTAPTIPYGAYNGPVPGYQQTPPQGMSRAPPSSGAPPASTAQAPCGQAAYGQFGQGDVQNGPSSTVQMQRLPGSQPFGSPLAPVGNQPAVLQPYGPPPTSAQVTAQLSGMQISGAVAPAPPSSGLGYGPPTSLASASGSFPNSGLYGSYPQGQAPPLSQAQGHPGIQTPQRSAPSQASGFTPPASGGPRLPSITGPLLPGQSFGGPSVSQPNHVSSPPPQALPPGTQMTGPLGPLPPMHSPQQPGYQPQQNGSFGPTRGPQPNYGSPYPAAPTFGSQSGPQPLPPKRLDPDAIPSPIQVIEDDRNNRGTEPFVTGVRGQVPPLVTTNFLVKDQGNASPRYIRCTSYNIPCTSDMAKQAQVPLAAVIKPLARLPPEEASPYVVDHGESGPLRCNRCKAYMCPFMQFIEGGRRFQCCFCSCINDVPPQYFQHLDHTGKRVDAYDRPELSLGSYEFLATVDYCKNSKFPSPPAFIFMIDVSYNAIRTGLVRLLCEELKSLLDFLPREGGAEESAIRVGFVTYNKVLHFYNVKSSLAQPQMMVVSDVADMFVPLLDGFLVNVNESRAVITSLLDQIPEMFADTRETETVFVPVIQAGMEALKAAECAGKLFLFHTSLPIAEAPGKLKNRDDRKLINTDKEKTLFQPQTGAYQTLAKECVAQGCCVDLFLFPNQYVDVATLSVVPQLTGGSVYKYACFQVENDQERFLSDLRRDVQKVVGFDAVMRVRTSTGIRAVDFFGAFYMSNTTDVELAGLDGDKTVTVEFKHDDRLNEESGALLQCALLYTSCAGQRRLRIHNLALNCCTQLADLYRNCETDTLINYMAKFAYRGVLNSPVKAVRDTLITQCAQILACYRKNCASPSSAGQLILPECMKLLPVYLNCVLKSDVLQPGAEITTDDRAYVRQLVTSMDVAETNVFFYPRLLPLTKSPIESTTEPPAIRASEERLSNGDMYLLENGLNLFLWVGASVQQGVVQSLFSVSSFSQITSGLSVLPVLDNPLSKKVRGLIDSLRAQRSRYMKLIVVKQEDKLEMLFKHFLVEDKSLSGGASYVDFLCHMHKEIRQLLS
- the SEC24C gene encoding protein transport protein Sec24C isoform X3, with the protein product MNVNQSVPPVPSFGQPQPVYPGYHQSSYGGQSGSTAPTIPYGAYNGPVPGYQQTPPQGMSRAPPSSGAPPASTAQAPCGQAAYGQFGQGDVQNGPSSTVQMQRLPGSQPFGSPLAPVGNQPAVLQPYGPPPTSAQVTAQLSGMQISGAVAPAPPSSGLGYGPPTSLASASGSFPNSGLYGSYPQGQAPPLSQAQGHPGIQTPQRSAPSQASGFTPPASGGPRLPSITGPLLPGQSFGGPSVSQPNHVSSPPPQALPPGTQMTGPLGPLPPMHSPQQPGYQPQQNGSFGPTRGPQPNYGSPYPAAPTFGSQSGPQPLPPKRLDPDAIPSPQLSELPPQQKTRHRIDPDAIPSPIQVIEDDRNNRGTEPFVTGVRGQVPPLVTTNFLVKDQGNASPRYIRCTSYNIPCTSDMAKQAQVPLAAVIKPLARLPPEEASPYVVDHGESGPLRCNRCKAYMCPFMQFIEGGRRFQCCFCSCINDVPPQYFQHLDHTGKRVDAYDRPELSLGSYEFLATVDYCKNSKFPSPPAFIFMIDVSYNAIRTGLVRLLCEELKSLLDFLPSLLDQIPEMFADTRETETVFVPVIQAGMEALKAAECAGKLFLFHTSLPIAEAPGKLKNRDDRKLINTDKEKTLFQPQTGAYQTLAKECVAQGCCVDLFLFPNQYVDVATLSVVPQLTGGSVYKYACFQVENDQERFLSDLRRDVQKVVGFDAVMRVRTSTGIRAVDFFGAFYMSNTTDVELAGLDGDKTVTVEFKHDDRLNEESGALLQCALLYTSCAGQRRLRIHNLALNCCTQLADLYRNCETDTLINYMAKFAYRGVLNSPVKAVRDTLITQCAQILACYRKNCASPSSAGQLILPECMKLLPVYLNCVLKSDVLQPGAEITTDDRAYVRQLVTSMDVAETNVFFYPRLLPLTKSPIESTTEPPAIRASEERLSNGDMYLLENGLNLFLWVGASVQQGVVQSLFSVSSFSQITSGLSVLPVLDNPLSKKVRGLIDSLRAQRSRYMKLIVVKQEDKLEMLFKHFLVEDKSLSGGASYVDFLCHMHKEIRQLLS
- the SEC24C gene encoding protein transport protein Sec24C isoform X1, translating into MNVNQSVPPVPSFGQPQPVYPGYHQSSYGGQSGSTAPTIPYGAYNGPVPGYQQTPPQGMSRAPPSSGAPPASTAQAPCGQAAYGQFGQGDVQNGPSSTVQMQRLPGSQPFGSPLAPVGNQPAVLQPYGPPPTSAQVTAQLSGMQISGAVAPAPPSSGLGYGPPTSLASASGSFPNSGLYGSYPQGQAPPLSQAQGHPGIQTPQRSAPSQASGFTPPASGGPRLPSITGPLLPGQSFGGPSVSQPNHVSSPPPQALPPGTQMTGPLGPLPPMHSPQQPGYQPQQNGSFGPTRGPQPNYGSPYPAAPTFGSQSGPQPLPPKRLDPDAIPSPQLSELPPQQKTRHRIDPDAIPSPIQVIEDDRNNRGTEPFVTGVRGQVPPLVTTNFLVKDQGNASPRYIRCTSYNIPCTSDMAKQAQVPLAAVIKPLARLPPEEASPYVVDHGESGPLRCNRCKAYMCPFMQFIEGGRRFQCCFCSCINDVPPQYFQHLDHTGKRVDAYDRPELSLGSYEFLATVDYCKNSKFPSPPAFIFMIDVSYNAIRTGLVRLLCEELKSLLDFLPREGGAEESAIRVGFVTYNKVLHFYNVKSSLAQPQMMVVSDVADMFVPLLDGFLVNVNESRAVITSLLDQIPEMFADTRETETVFVPVIQAGMEALKAAECAGKLFLFHTSLPIAEAPGKLKNRDDRKLINTDKEKTLFQPQTGAYQTLAKECVAQGCCVDLFLFPNQYVDVATLSVVPQLTGGSVYKYACFQVENDQERFLSDLRRDVQKVVGFDAVMRVRTSTGIRAVDFFGAFYMSNTTDVELAGLDGDKTVTVEFKHDDRLNEESGALLQCALLYTSCAGQRRLRIHNLALNCCTQLADLYRNCETDTLINYMAKFAYRGVLNSPVKAVRDTLITQCAQILACYRKNCASPSSAGQLILPECMKLLPVYLNCVLKSDVLQPGAEITTDDRAYVRQLVTSMDVAETNVFFYPRLLPLTKSPIESTTEPPAIRASEERLSNGDMYLLENGLNLFLWVGASVQQGVVQSLFSVSSFSQITSGLSVLPVLDNPLSKKVRGLIDSLRAQRSRYMKLIVVKQEDKLEMLFKHFLVEDKSLSGGASYVDFLCHMHKEIRQLLS
- the SEC24C gene encoding protein transport protein Sec24C isoform X4, encoding MNVNQSVPPVPSFGQPQPVYPGYHQSSYGGQSGSTAPTIPYGAYNGPVPGYQQTPPQGMSRAPPSSGAPPASTAQAPCGQAAYGQFGQGDVQNGPSSTVQMQRLPGSQPFGSPLAPVGNQPAVLQPYGPPPTSAQVTAQLSGMQISGAVAPAPPSSGLGYGPPTSLASASGSFPNSGLYGSYPQGQAPPLSQAQGHPGIQTPQRSAPSQASGFTPPASGGPRLPSITGPLLPGQSFGGPSVSQPNHVSSPPPQALPPGTQMTGPLGPLPPMHSPQQPGYQPQQNGSFGPTRGPQPNYGSPYPAAPTFGSQSGPQPLPPKRLDPDAIPSPIQVIEDDRNNRGTEPFVTGVRGQVPPLVTTNFLVKDQGNASPRYIRCTSYNIPCTSDMAKQAQVPLAAVIKPLARLPPEEASPYVVDHGESGPLRCNRCKAYMCPFMQFIEGGRRFQCCFCSCINDVPPQYFQHLDHTGKRVDAYDRPELSLGSYEFLATVDYCKNSKFPSPPAFIFMIDVSYNAIRTGLVRLLCEELKSLLDFLPSLLDQIPEMFADTRETETVFVPVIQAGMEALKAAECAGKLFLFHTSLPIAEAPGKLKNRDDRKLINTDKEKTLFQPQTGAYQTLAKECVAQGCCVDLFLFPNQYVDVATLSVVPQLTGGSVYKYACFQVENDQERFLSDLRRDVQKVVGFDAVMRVRTSTGIRAVDFFGAFYMSNTTDVELAGLDGDKTVTVEFKHDDRLNEESGALLQCALLYTSCAGQRRLRIHNLALNCCTQLADLYRNCETDTLINYMAKFAYRGVLNSPVKAVRDTLITQCAQILACYRKNCASPSSAGQLILPECMKLLPVYLNCVLKSDVLQPGAEITTDDRAYVRQLVTSMDVAETNVFFYPRLLPLTKSPIESTTEPPAIRASEERLSNGDMYLLENGLNLFLWVGASVQQGVVQSLFSVSSFSQITSGLSVLPVLDNPLSKKVRGLIDSLRAQRSRYMKLIVVKQEDKLEMLFKHFLVEDKSLSGGASYVDFLCHMHKEIRQLLS